CGGGCGGGCAACGCCTACGGCTCGCCGATGTTCGTGGGCACGAGCAACTGCGTGCGCATCAGCGTGCTGCGCCAGATCGGCGGGCTCTACGACTCGATCACCGAGGACATGGCGACGGGGCTGGAGATCCACCGCCGCCGCAACCCCGCCACGGGCCGCCGCTGGCGGTCGGTGTACACCCCCGACGTGCTGGCCGTGGGCGAGGGCCCGTCCTCCTGGACGGACTTCTTCTCCCAGCAACTGCGCTGGTCGCGCGGGACGTTCGAGACGCTGCTGAAGCAGTACGGCCGGGCGGTCTGGCGCCTGTCGCCCGGCCGGGCACTCAACTACACGCTGATGGTGACGTATTACCCGATGGCGGCGCTCAACTGGTTCCTCGGCGCCGTGTCGTGCGTGCTGTTCCTCGGGCTGGGCGCGGCGGGCATCAACGTGGAGTCCCAGGTGTGGCTGATGCTCTACAGCGACGCGGCGGCGCTCCAGGTCGGGCTGTACATGTGGAACCGGCGCCACAACGTGAGCCCGCACGAGCCGGCCGGGTCCTCCGGCGCGGCCGGGATGGTGATGTCCGCCCTCTCCGCCCCGCTGTACGCGCGGGCGCTGGGGGAGGCGCTGCTGCGGCGCCGCTCACGGTTCGTCGTGACCCCCAAGGGCGACTCGGCCAGCCCCGACTGCCTGGCGACCTTCCGCACCCATCTGGTGTGGGTCGGGGTCTTCGGACTGTCGCTGGCCGCGTCGATGGTGCTGAGCCACGCCCACACGGCCATGCGCATCTGGGCGGGGCTGGCCATGCTGACCGCCCTCGGGCCGCTCGGGGTATGGCAGGCGGGTCTGCTGCGGGACCGCTGGCGGGCCCGCCGCGGGGCGGAGCCGGCGGTGGCGGCGGGGGATCCGGCGGTGGCCGGGGAGGCGGAGGCCGGGTCGTCCCTCCCGGTGGAGCAGCGCAGCCCGGTGTGAACGGAGGCCGCCCGGCACGGGCGGCGGTCCTCGGTACGGACGTACGGCGCGGCAGTGCCGAGAGGGCGGTGGCGCCGAGAGTGCTGATGCGACGGATGGGATGTGGGTGGTGTGGTGAAGGTCTACCCGAAGACGAAGACACGCAAGGCGGCGCTGGGCGCGGTGGCGGTCGCGGCGCTCGTCGCGGCGAACGCCCCGGCCGCCGCCGGGTTCGCGGAGCGGGCCTGGCACGAATACACCATCAACCAGGAGTCGTACAAGGCCCGTTACGGGCACTGGGACCTGGTGGACGTCCCCGAGAAGTTCAGGATCAACGCGATCCACGCGGCCCTGCTGCACACGGGCAAGGTGCTGCTGATCGCGGGCTCGGGCAACGACGAGAAGAACTTCAAGGCGGGGACCTTCCAGAGCGTGCTGTGGGACCCGCGGAAGGACACCTTCAAGGAGATCGACACCCCCAAGGACATGTTCTGCGCGGGGCACGCGCAGCTGCCCGACGGAAAGCTGCTGGTGGCGGGCGGCACCGCGCGCTACGAGAAGCTGACCGGCGATGTGACGCGCGCGGGCGGCGGGATGATGGTGAAGAACGAGGACCCCGACAAACCCCGGACCCTGCCCGCGGGCACCGTCTTCGAGGGCTCGACCGGCAAGCGGTACCGCTCGCAGCTGCCGGTGCTGGTGCCGCGGGCGAAGAAGACGGTGACCGAGGAGACCGACGAGAACCCGAAGAAGGTCGTCGTCAGCGCGTCCCAGGCACGGGTGTACGTGGAGTCGGACGTCGAGGGCGAGGAGGGCATCGCCAACACCGCCGACCAGTACAAGGTCAAGGGGCTGCGGGGCAAGGACGCCCAGATGGTCTACGGGCTCGCGACGAAACTGGGGCTGGACAAGAAGGACTTCCAGGGCCTCAAGGAGGCCTACGAGTTCGATCCCGTCACCGAGCGGTATGTGACGGTCGACCCGATGGAGGAGGCCCGCTGGTACCCGACCCTGGTCAGCTTGAAGGACGGCCGGGTGCTGTCCGTCTCCGGCCTGGACGACATGGGCGAGATCATCCCGGGCAAGAACGAGATCTACGACCCGAAGACCCGCACCTGGGGCCCGGCGCCGCAGCAGTACTTCCCCACCTACCCCGCGCTGTTCCTCACCAACGGCGGGAAGCTCTTCTACTCCGGCTCCAACGCCGGCTACGGCCCGGCCGACAAGGGCCGCAAGCCGGGCGTGTGGGACGTGGAGGAGAACACCTTCACCCCCGTCCCCGGCCTGCGGGACCCACAGCTCACCGAGACCTCCGCCTCGGTGCTGCTGCCCCCGGCCCAGGACCAGAAGGTGATGATCCTGGGCGGCGGCGGGGTGGGGGAGTCCCGCGAGGCCACCAAGCGGACCGCGGTGGCGGACCTGAAGGCCGAGAACCCCGCCTTCACCTCCGGTCCCGACCTGCCGGTGGGCACCCGCTACCTCAACGCCGTCCTCACCCCCGACGACAAGGTCTTCACCACCGGCGGCTCACGCGACTACCGCGGCAAGCGCGGTTCGGACATCCTGGGTGCCCAGTTCTACGACCCCCGGGCGAAGGCGTTCGACACCATGGCCGCCCCCACCGTGGGCCGCAACTACCACTCCGAGGCTCTGCTGCTGCCCGACGGGCGGATCGCGGTGTTCGGCTCCAATCCGCTCTTCGCCGACGAGGACGACACCAGGCCCGGCGTGTTCGAGCAGCGCATCGAGGTCTACACCCCGCCGTACCTCTACCGCGACAAGCGCCCGGCCCTGCGCACGGGACCGCTCAAGGCGGAGCGGGGCGGAACCGTCACCCTCCCCACGCCGGCCCCCGGCAAGGTGGCGGCGGTCCGGCTGATGCGCCCGAGCGCGGTCACCCACGCCACGGACGTCGAGCAGCGCTCCATCGCCCTGCAGGCGACGGCCCGGGCCGACGGCCTGTCGGTGACCATCCCGAAGGATCCGTCCCTGGTGCCGGCCGGCTGGTACATGGTCTTCCTGACCGACCGGGAAGGCACCCCGTCCGAGGCGGCGTGGGTGCGCGTCCGCTGAGCCGTACCCGACCCGGTGCCCGAGCTGTTGCCGGGCACCGGGTCGGCTGTGTGACGGGCATCCCCGCCGCGCGGGCGACGTCATCGGGGCCGGCGCGGCCGGTGGCTACTTCGCCGGTGTGAGGGGGGCCGGCGCTGTCTGCGGGCTCGGGTGCGGGGCCGGGGGAGCCGCCGGGGTGACGGCAGGGGCGGCCGGCGGCATCACCGCGGGCGGCGTCACGGGTTGCACCACCGGCTTCAGCACCGGCACCGGCTTCTCGACCTGCACGGGCTGCGGCGCGGCCGGCTTCGCGGGGGCGGTCGGTCTGGTGCGCGCCAGCTTCAGCGCGTAGTCGGCCCACCAGTGACCGGCCGGCGGGGCGCCCCGGCAGGAACCGTCCGACTCACCGGGGCGCTTGACCCAGACGAAGGCGTCGACGCGCGCCGCGCCGGTGTGCGTCGTGGGCGCGGCGCCCAGGGCCCGGCCCGGGGGGTTGCACCACGACTCGGCTCCGTTGCCGCCGGTGGCCTTGTCCTGTTCCGGAGGCAGCGGACCGTTGCCGTTGCGGCTGGTGTCGATGATGTAGTGCGCCCCGCCCAGCAGGTCCGAGAGCTTGTCGCCGTACGCGCGGGTGACGGGGGTGGTGTGGAAGTTGGAGACGTTCAGCGCGAATCCGTCCGCCTGCGACACCCCCGCCCTCTCCAGCGCACCCGCCAGCAGCCGCTGATCGGAGATCCAGCCGGAGTTGCCGGCATCGAGGTACACCGACGTACGGGGGTTGGCCTTGAACTTCCGTACGGCCTCGCCCAGCAGCCCGAGCCGCTCCTTGGCCACCTCCGGGGTCACACAGCCCGACGCCCACTGGGCGATGGCGTCGGGCTCCAGCACCACCCACGCCCGGCGCTCGGCGATCCCCGCCGCGGCACTGTCCAGCCAGGCCCGGTAGTGGGCCGCGTCCTTGGCGCCGCCGGAGGAGTACTGGCCGCAGTCACGGTGCGGGATGTTGTAGGCCACCAGCAACGGCACCTTGTCCGCTTGTTCGGCCTGTCGGGTGACCTGCTCCACCTGCTCCTTCGGGTCGCGGCCGTCACCGGGCATCCACACGGCCGTCGGCTGGTCGGCGATGCGCCGGAGCACCGCCGCGTCCTGTTCCCGGCCGCGTTCCTGCCACACCCGCACCTGCCGTGCCGCCCGGCCCGTGGGCTCCACCCAGAACGGGGAGTCGGGGCCGTCCGTGGCGCTCGCCGCGGCCGCCCGGCCGTCACAGGACGGCAGGCACACGCCGCACGCGCAGGCGAACAGGACGGCGCCGCGCCGGGCTCCGGTGATGAAGCGGGCTGTATGTGCCCTGGGCATGAACCCCACCCTTCCGCTCTTCACATGGTCCTCGTCCGTTCCTCCACGCTTACACGTGTCGATCCGTCAGGTCGCGCGGAACTGCGCCGAACGGGCAGCACGGTGCCCCGGCCGGCGGTTCGGCTCCTCGCCCGCTATCCGCCGAGCACCTCCGCCAGGTCGTAGTGGACCGGCTCCTCCAACTGCGCGTAGGTGCACTCCCGCGGCTCCCGGTCGGGGCGCCAGCGGCGGAACTGGGCGGTGTGGCGGAAGCGGTCGCCCTGCATGTGGTCGTAGGCGACCTCGCACACCCGCTCCGGGCGCAGCGGGATCCATGACAGGTCCTTCTTGCCCGTCCACCGGCTCGGGCCGCCGGGCAACCGGTCGGCGGCCTGCGCCTCCTCGCTGGCCCACCGCTCCCAGGGGTGGCCCTCGGCGGAGGGCATCCGCAGCGGCTCCAGCTCGCCCATCAACTCCTGGCGGCGGCGCATGGGGAAGGACGCGCAGACCCCGACGTGCTGCAGCCGGCCCGCGTCGTCGTGCAGGCCGAGGAGCAGCGAACCGACGACCGGACCGCTCTTGTGCAGCCGCAGACCCGCGAGCACGCAGTCGGCGGTGCGCTCGTGCTTCACCTTGACCATGACCCGCTCGCCCTGCCGGTAGGGGAGTCCGGGCGGCTTGGCGACGACCCCGTCCAGGCCCGCGCCCTCGAACCGCTCGAACCACGCCCGGGCCACGGCGATGTCCTCGGTGACGGGCGCGACGAACACCGGGTCGGCCGCGTCGCGCAGCGCGTCCTCCAACGCGGCGCGGCGGGCGCGCTGCGCCGTCTCCAGCAACGACGCGTCGCCGAGGGCCAGCAGATCGAACGCCACAAAGCTCGCGGGGGTGGTCTCCGCCAGATGGCGTACCCGGGAATCGGCCGGATGGATGCGCTCCAACAGGGCGTCGAAGTCCAGCCGTCCGCCCCGGACGATGACGATCTCGCCGTCCAGGACGCAGCGCGGCGGCAGCTGTTCGCGCAGCCCGCGCACGAGTTCGGGGAAGTAGCGGGTCAGCGGCTTGCCCGAGCGGCTGCCGAGCTCGATCTCCTCGCCGTCCCGGAAGACGATGGCCCGGAAGCCGTCCCATTTGGCCTCGTAACTCATGCCCGGTGGGATGGCCGCCGCGGACTTCGCCAGCATCGGCCGTACCGGAGGCATCACCGGAAGGTCCATGATCTTGATTGTGCGGGTGCGACGGCTCTCGCGCCCGCCGACGGGCGCCGCCCGCCCGTGCGGCCTAGCGTGACGGTATGGCAGATTCGCTGGAGCTCACCGTCGGCGAGCGGACGGTGCGGGTGTCCCACCCGGAGAAGGTCTACTTCCCCCAGCGGGGGTTCACCAAGGCCGACCTCGCCCGCTACTACCTGAGCGTCGGTGACGGCATCCTGCGCACGCTCAGGGACCGGCCCACCACGCTGGAGCGGTACCCCGACGGCGTGGAGGGCGAGTCGTTCTTCCAGAAGCGGGCACCCAAGAACCTTCCCGAGTGGATCCCGACCGGCCGTATCTCCTTCCCCAGCGGCCGCCACGCCGACGAGATCTGCCCCACCGAGACCGCGGCCGTCCTGTGGGCGGCCAACCTCGGCTGTCTCACGTTCCACCCCTGGCCCGTGCGGCGGGCCGACACCGAGCACCCCGACGAGCTGCGCATCGACCTCGACCCCCAGCCCGGCACGGACTACGCCGACGCGGTCCGGGCCGCGCTCGAACTGCGCGACGTGCTCGACGGGCTGGGACTGACCGGCTGGCCCAAGACCTCCGGCGGCCGGGGACTGCACGTCTTCGTCCCCATCGCACCGAGGTGGACCTTCGTCCAGGTGCGGCGCGCGGCCATCGCCGTCGCCCGGGAACTGGAGCGGCGGGCGCCGGAGCGGATCACCACCGCCTGGTGGAAGGAGGAGCGGGGCGCCAAGATCTTCGTGGACTACAACCAGACCGCCCGCGACCGCACCATCGCCAGTGCCTACTCCGTACGGCCGCGCCCGCACGCCCCGGTCTCCGCACCGCTGCGCTGGGAGGAGGTCCCGAGCGCCGTGCCCGAGGACTTCGACCTGGCCACCATGCCCGCCCGGTTCGCCGAGGTGGGCGACGTGCACGCCGACATGGACGACCAGGCCTGCGGTCTGGAGGCCGCGCTCGAACTGGCCGACCGCGACGAGCGCGAACACGATCTGGGCGATCTACCCTACCCGCCGGAGCACCCGAAGATGAAGGGCGAGCCGAAGCGGGTCCAGCCGAGCCGCGCCAAGAAGTGAGGCCACCCGATCGGCTGATCACCCGGAAGGGCCGGAATTCCTTGTCCCGGTTTATCGGGACAAGCAGCGCGGAAACTGGGCATAGCGTTATCCACTTCGCACTGCAGGGAGTTCCCATGTCCAGGACACTCGTGATCCGCGGCGTGCTCGCGGCCGTCGCGCTCGCCACCCCGCTGCTGGCCGTCGGACCGGCCCAGTCGGCACCGGTGCCGGTGCCGCCGAGCGGCACGGTCACAGCAGCCTCGGGCGTCAACGAGCGCGCGTACCCGAGCATCGACTCCAAGGTGACGGGCCGCCCGCTGAAGCACCGCGCGCCGATCGCCCTGCGCTGCAAGGTCCGTGCGCAGAACATCGGCGGCAACGAGTACTGGTACCTCCTGCGGGCCCGCCCCACCTGGGTCGCGGCGAAGTACGTCGGCGCCGTCGGGAACGTCCCCCTCTGCAGGAGCGTCAACCGCAGCGTCCTCGACGACACCCCCGCGACCCGGGCCGCCATGGGCTGACGTCAGTCGCCCATGACCAGGCCGTCCTTCGCCGCGCCCCGGGACAGCACCGCCTCGCGGATCTGCTCCCGGGCGTCGGCGAGGTCCGCGCGGCCCGGCCGCTCCCGCACCGCCCGGCCCAGGGCGATCACCCGGAACGGCGGGCCCTGGTCCGTGAGCTGGGGCAGGAACTCCGCCTTCGTCACCGTCCAGCGCCCGCCCGCCTTCGCGGGCGGCGCGAACGTGAAGCGCGCGAGCGAGCTCTGGTTGCCCCGCCCGTCGGGGACGCCCCGCGGATTGAACATCTCACCCGCGAGCTGGTCGCCCATCCCGTAGACCACCCAGGTGCCGCGCACCTTCTCGTAGGCCTGCGGCACATGGTTGTGCGTGCCGAGGATGACGTCGATGTCCGGGCGCCCGCGGCTCCTGGCGGCGGTGAGCCGCTCGGCCAGGGCCAGCTGCTGCTCGTCCGGGTCCCGCTGCCACTCCGTGCCCCAGTGCAGGGAGACCGCGACGACGTCGGCCCCGGCCTTCCGGGCGGCCCGGGCGTCCTCGACGACGCGGTCCTCGTCGAGGAGATTGACCGCCCAGGGACTGCCCTCGGGCACGGGTATGCCGTTCGTGCCGTAGGTGTAGGACAGATGGGCCACCTTCGCCGGCCCCGCCCGCAGCAGATTCACCCGGGCCCGCTCCGCCGCCGACCGCGCGGAACCGGTGTGCCGCAGACCCACCGCGTCCATCGCGTCCAGCGTCCGGCGCACACCCGCGCTCCCGGCGTCCAGGGTGTGATTGGAGGCCGTCGAGCAGGAGTCGTAGCCCGCCTCCTTCAGGGCCCGCGCGACCTGCGGCGGTGAGACGAACGCCGGCCAGCCGCTGAACGGCCCCGACCGCTCCCCGTACACCGTCTCCATATGACAGATCGCCAGGTCGGCGCGGGAGACGATGTCCTTCACCCCGGCGAACATCGGACGGAAGTCGTACGCCGTGCCCGACCGTTCCCCGTCCCGCTTCGACTGCCGGATGACCGAATCGTGCGGCAGTACGTCCCCCGAGGCCAGCAGGGTGAATCCGCGCTGCCCCCGCGCCGCCTGCGTGGCCCCCGGTCCCCGTGCCGCCCGCCCGTCGGCGTCCCCGCCCGGCGCGCACCCCGGCGCCACGGCGAGCACTATCCCGAGCGCCGCCACAGCGGTCCTGCCTCCGTATGTCCCCATCGCTCCGACTCCCGGTTCGCCGACAGTGAGCTGCACGCCTATATGACTTATTGGGGCATCTCTGGGCGACTTGGGCGAGTCGGGGACAGGGGGTGACGGAAGCACAGGAGACGGAAAGGCGCCGACCACGGGCGTACGGGCGCTTACCGGGGCGCGGGGACCACCACACGCCGAAAGGCTGCGCCGGTCACGCTTCCGGCAGGCGCCCTCGGGTGCCATGATGGCCGGCGGGGGAGGGGAATCCGGTGAACTGTACACACTGCGGCGCGCCCGTGATCCAGGGGTCCGACGGCGGCTGGTCGTGCAACAACTGCGGCGCGGCCGGGAAATAATGGACGGCACCGACATCCCCCAGACGAATGCTGCCGCGATGCTGTGCAAAGACTGCCTGAACCCGGTGATCGAAGGCCCCGAAGGGGGCTATGTCTGCGGCCAGTGCTTCCACGTCGTGGAACCCAACGGCTACGCCGAGCGCCGCGCCGAAGGTGTGAAGAAGGCCGCCGAGGAGCGCCGGATCCGCACCGAGGAGCGCCGGGGCCGCCCCGGTGCCCGGAAGTGGTCCTGAACGGGCCCGCCGGGCCGGCGGCCGTCCGGCCGCCCGGCCACCCCCGCCGCGGGCCGCGCCGACGGCACCCGCCACCGGACCTCGCCGACGGGGAGATACCGGACGTCGCCGGGGACAGGGCCCGGCCCCGCCCCGCCTGTCGGTGACGGGCGCCCGCGGTCACCACCCGCGGCGGCCCGAGCACCCGACCCCCGTACCCAGCCACAGGGGCAGCCCGTGCCACAAGGGCTGCCCGTACCCGCCGCGACGGCGCGGGACCCGCATCAGCCGGAAGGAAGCGCGCAGTGAACCACCCCGCTCATGGTTGTGTTCTGTTGCTGGACGGCACCCCGGACAGACGGCGGGGAGCCTTGCCCAACCCCACCGCGCACGCCATCGCCGGAGCCAACCCCCGCGGTTTCCTCGCCGCCGCGTCCGCCGACGTGGTGCAGCTTCCCGCCATGGCGGGGCCCCAGAGCGTCCTGGCCTACCTCCAGCACGCCGTCACCGGCACCGGGCCGTTACTGGTCTGGGTCACCGGCCACCTCATGATCCCGGCCCGCCGCAGCACCGAACTGCACCTGGCCCTGCGGGAGAGCACCCCCGCCACCGTCCGCTACACCGGACTGCCCTGGGAATGGCTCACCCGTACCCTGCGCGACCACCCCGGCCCGACACTGCTCGTGATCGACGCGGAAGCCGACGCCCACGCCCTGCCCCACGTGGCCGCCGCGGCCCGCGAAGGACATCTCGCGGCGGGCGTACCCGCCTGTGGCGTCATCACCCCCGCCGCGCCCAAGGCGCCCCTGGAGGCCGGGCCGTACACCCGGTCCTTCCTCGCGGCCCTGCGCACCGGGCATCCCACCGCGGGGCCCACGCTCGACCCCGCCCACGTCCACCACCAGGCCCTCGCCCAGGTCACCCTCCCCGAGGGCGTCGTGGCCTTCCAGCACGGCGCGTTCGGCCCCGTCCTCACCAACCCCTGTGCCGCCCCCGCGGTCCGGCGCCCCGCGCCCGTCCCGGCGGTGCCCGGATTCGGGTCCCCCGCGCCCGTCGCCCCCGAGCCCCCGGTGGCCGCGACGCCCCCGACGCCCCCGACGCCAGGGGTCCCCGAACCCACCGGCCGGCCGGACGACGACCCGCTGCCGCGGATCCTCGCCGCCGCCCACGCCGGCCGGCACAACGAGGCCGCCAACATGGCCGCCGCCTGGGAACAGCAGACGCTGCGCCGGCACGGCACGGACAGCGCGGAAGCCCGGCTGTGGATCGAGGTGCGCGCCGACCTCGCCCGGCTGGCGGGCGACCACCCGCGCGCCGCCGAGCTGTGGATGTCGGCCGCCGCGAACCGGCTCGCCCGGGGCGGCCCGGCGGACACCGAGGCCCTCGCCGCGCTGAAGCGGGCCCATTACTGCTGGCAGCACAGCGGGGAGCGCGCCCGCCGGCTGGCACCCGCCCTGCTCGCCCTGTGGGAGCAGGTGCCCGACAGCGTCGACGCCACCGCCGACGTCCGTGCCCGTCTGACGGAAGAGGTCTCCCGCCCGGCAGCACGCTAGCGGCCGGGCGACTGCCCGCCAGGGGCCGTCAGCTGCGGTAGGAGGTCCACCAGCGGGCCTTGTACATTCCGCCGCGCAGCAGGGTGCGGGTCCCGTCGGGCTGGTACAGGGTCAGGGTGGAGGTGCACCAGACGCAGGGGTTGCCCGGTTCGGGCCGGGCGACCAGCACCTGCCCGGTGACCGGATCGTCGCCGACGCTCTTGACCGACCGCCCGCTGATCCTGGACTGCAGCGGGTAGGAGACGAACTGCCGCTCCGAGGTCGCGTACTGGTACACCGCCGAGGACGTCGTCACCCACAGCCGCCCGGGCGAGGCGAGCACCGGGGCCAGATCGTGACCGCCCCGGGTGGGCAGCGTCCGGCGGTGGACGACCGTGAGGGCGGGATAGTCCGGCGTACCGCCCACCGCCAGCGCCACGAGCTCCCGGTCGCCCAACGCCCACAGCAGCTCATTGCGCGGATCCCAGTGCACACCGTGCGCCCCGGCGAGGGCCACCTGGGTGTACTCGGTGGCCCGCGTGCTGCGGGACGCGGCGTACAACCGCACGTACTCGCCCTTGCTGGCCGCGACCGCCACGTTCCCGTCCGGCAGCAGCTCGATGCTGTGCGCGTTGCCCGAGCCGGTGTCGGCCGCCCAGTACGACGTGCCCTCCGGATACCGCACCACGGCGGCCAGCCCGCCGGACGCCGTGGTCAGCAGATACCGCCGGCCGTCCATCTCCCGCAGCTTGGCCTCGCTCGGGTTCGTCCACGAACCCGCGGGCCGCAGATCGGCGAGGTCCGCGCGGCCGTCGGCACGCCACGACCACAGCACGCCCCCGCCCGGCCCCTCGGCGTTCCACCGCGTCCGCTCCGCGTCCAGCACGTACACCGACCGGGTGGCCTGGTCGGCCGCCACGATCGGCGTGACCGCCGCGAGCGCGGAACGCCCGCCCACCGTGTGCTGGGCCCTCGCCGGCCCCGACATCCCCAGTACGGTCAGCGCCGCGAGGACGGCGACCCACAGCCGTCTCACGCGGCCCCCCGCGCCGTCGCCGTGATCCCGTTCTCCACGCAGAACTCCCATCCCGTGACGCGGCATCCGCGCCGACAGGATCGGGGAGCGCGCCCCTTTCCCCCGCCGCGCCACGCCCGGAGGTCCCGCGAACGGGGTGGGCCGAAACGGCCGAGGGGGCGCGACCGGATCGGCGGGGGCGCGTCAGCCGCGCCAGGCTCCGGCGGCGGCCGCGTCCTTGACGAACTCCGCAAAGTCGCGCGGGTCCCGGCCCAGCGCGCGCCGCACGCCGTCGGAGACCTTGGCCTCCAGGCCCCGGCGGATCGGGTTCAGGGCCGCGGCCCACAGCTGTGCGTCCTCCGCCGAAAGCCCCTCCTGCCTCAGCTCGGCCGTGAACCGGTCGACCGTCACCGGCACATAGCGGATCGGGCGGCCCGTGGCCCCGGCGATCTCCGCGACGGCCGTCTCCAGGTTCACCGCCCGGGGCCCGGACATCTCGTAGACCTGCCCGGCGTGCCCGTCCTCGGTCAGCGCCGCCACCGCGACCGCCGCGACGTCCTCGAGGTCGACGAAGGTCGCCGCGCCGTCCGCCACCGGCAGTCTCAGCTCGCCCGCGAGCAGCGCGTCCAGGAACAGCCCCTCGCTGAAGTTCTGGGCGAACCACCCCGGGCGCAGGATCGTCCACTCCAGCCCCGAGTCCCGCACCGCGTGCTCGCCCTGGAGATGGCTCGCGACGCCGGCTTCCTCCCCGGCTGCCCTCTCCTCGTTCTTCTCCTCGCTCTTTTCCTCGTCCGCGGCCGCGCCGTCCTCGTAGTAGCCGGGCACGTCCACCCCACGGGCCGACAGCAGGACGATGCGCTCGACCCCGCTTCTCCTGGCGAGCCCGGTGAAGGACCGGCTCACCGCCACCCCCTCCAGCGGTACCGCGTACACCGCGCCGACGCCCTCCAGCGCCGGGCCCCATGTGCTCTCGTCCAGCCAGTCGAAGCGCTGCTCACTGCTGCGCGACGCCACCCGC
The window above is part of the Streptomyces syringium genome. Proteins encoded here:
- a CDS encoding NAD(P)H-binding protein; translation: MTNEPVLVIGGTGKTGRRVVAGLKERGVAVRVASRSSEQRFDWLDESTWGPALEGVGAVYAVPLEGVAVSRSFTGLARRSGVERIVLLSARGVDVPGYYEDGAAADEEKSEEKNEERAAGEEAGVASHLQGEHAVRDSGLEWTILRPGWFAQNFSEGLFLDALLAGELRLPVADGAATFVDLEDVAAVAVAALTEDGHAGQVYEMSGPRAVNLETAVAEIAGATGRPIRYVPVTVDRFTAELRQEGLSAEDAQLWAAALNPIRRGLEAKVSDGVRRALGRDPRDFAEFVKDAAAAGAWRG